The Helicobacter fennelliae nucleotide sequence TTTCAGAGAATCTTTATACAAAAATACTTCATGATAGCTTGCAAGCAAGATAAATACATCATTATTAATCTCAATAGGCTTTAAGAAAATGCCATCAACATTGAGGTTTAGATTGCTTTTTTCTAAAAGCAATTTTGTGAGCCTTTCGTCATTGACTTGGATAAAGCCCATTTCTTTGAGGTATGTTTGTATAGTCTCAAGCGTGCTATCTTGAGAGATGATTTTATTAAAAATCACGCTTATCTTTTCGTATTTTTGCTCTTCGTTGATATTAGAATACCGCTCGCCTTGAAACTTCAAAAAATAAAACGAAAAAGCAAAAAAGCTTCCCATAGCAAACAAAAAAAGTATAGTAATTTTAAAAAATATTGAATGCTTCATTTAAAATTCTAACTTATATCCAACGCCTCGAACAGAAATGATATGTTTTGGTTTTTTGGGATCGTCTTCGATTTTGGCTCGTAATCTTCCTATGATGACATCTATACTTTTATTCGAACTCTCGGGGTTGATAGATTCTGATTCTATGGCAATCGCCTCTCTTGAAAACACATTACCTTTTTTGCTGATAAGCAAAGTCAAAATCTCATATTCTGCACGCGTGAGATCAAGCTTTTTGTCATGATAAAAAACCTCTCGACTATTTTTATCGATTCTAAAGATTGGATTGGCTTCTTTTTGCTCATCTTTAGGGCTTTTTTTATTATATCTTCTAAGGAGTGATTGGATTCTAGCGAGCAATTCTTTTGGATCATAGGGCTTTGGTAGATAATCATCTGCGCCGTTTTCAAGTGCTTTGACTTTATCATCTACATCACTTCTTGCAGATGAGATGATGATTGGAATATTTTTTTGTTTTGCTACCCTTTTGCACACTTCTAATCCATCTAAATTTGGCAATGTCAAATCAAGAAGCAATAAATCAAAATGCTTGGCATTGATAGCACTCATACCTGTATATGGCTCATCATAGCTTGTAACATGAATATCGTGCTGTTGCAGATACTCACTCAAGATTTCAGCAAGCTCAACATCATCTTCAATCATTAACACTTCTAACATAAGATTTCCTTTATCTTGTTTGTCTCATTCTAGTTTTACCCATTCACTCCACAATTCACCACAACACAATGCCCCTGTGTTTTGGGATATTTTAGGATAAAAGTTTGGAATAAAAATTGAAAAATCCTATCACAAATAACTTAAGAGTAAAATTAAAGAAGATTTATTTGAGGGGCTACCACTAGAGGGGAAGTGATAACCCAACAATAGCTAGCATGGAGGGGGAAAACTAGCCATTGTTGCCTAACGGCTTTGGAATTGTAGCAAAATTTTACAAATTATTAATAAAAACCTTTAGTTGCTGTTTTTCTTTTCTAAAAACTCATCAAGCAAGCACAATTCGTATTGCAAAAAATTCACCACAAGACTAACCTTTTTTTCAAGATCTTTTATCTCTGCGACTTGCAAGCCTTCAAAAAGAATAAGGAGTTTCTCTCTTAGATTCTCCACAAACTCCACATTATCTGGATCAAACACGATTTTTTTGGAAGGTGTAAGCACTTTGCCTGTTTTGATTGGGGAGGATTCTATCTTTTTGGTGAGGCTCAAAAGCTTGGTGTTTGTATCATGTGATATATTTGGGTATGCAGCTACTTCTGCGTGTGATTTGATGTTTATTTCTTGAAGTTCTTTAGATTCTGGGGTTTTTTGAATAACTTGTGATTCTTCGACAACAATTTCTTGAATACCCTCTTGGATAACCTGATCTTGCCCTAGATTCTGCCTTTGCTCCTCTTTTTGCTCCTGCTCTTGATCGTCTTTGATGACCTCATCAAGCGTTTCTAAAATCAAATTTTTTAGTTCCATTGGGTGAGCCACTCCTCAAATTGAAGATAATCCTCATCGCTTTGCGCATTGACAAAGAGCAAAAATTTCTCTTTATTGAGCCCTGTAAATTTGCATTGATCGGTCTTGAGACGCACGATTGATGAGCGTGCTTGTTTGTCGTTTGGATTCTTGCGCAAAATCTCCTCATAAATCACAATAGCTTCTTGCTTATGCCCTTGTATCTCATAGATATGAGCAAGCGTTGAAGTTTTGACAGACATTTTTGCTCCTTTATTTTCTCTTGAGATTGTGTTAGATTCTGCTAGATTCTAGCGCGTTGTGGATTCTATTGTTTTAGATTCTATCGCTTGGGCTATGAGATCTCCCATTTCTTGGGTATTACAAAGCTTTTTGCACCCAAATTGCGCTATATCTTTTGTCCTATTGCCATTTTTGAGTGTCATCGCGACAGCCGCTCTAATGGCTCTAGCCGCCTCTACTTGCTGCAATGAAATCTCTAACATCATCGCCAAACTCAAAATCGTAGCAATCGGATTTGCTATGTTTTGACCTGCAATATCTGGCGCAGATCCGTGGATTGGCTCATAAAGGGCGATTTTCTCTCCCACACTCGCACTTGGTAAAAGCCCTATTGAGCCTGTGATTTGGCTTGCTTCATCGCTCAAAATATCACCAAAAAGATTGCTTGTCAAAACGACATCAAACTGCCTTGGATCGCGAATAATCTGCATGCTCGCATTATCAACATACTGATGAGAGAGCATAACCTCAGGATACAATGCGCCAACCTCTTCTACGACTTCGCGCCACAATTCACTCACCTCAAGCACATTTGCCTTATCCACAGAGCACACTTTTTTATTGCGCTTCATAGCAAGCCTAAATGCCACATGAGCGATGCGTCTAATTTCATCTCTTGTATAAATCATCGTGTTATAGGCTTTGTCTGCTTGTTTAGCTCGTGGCTCGCCAAAATAGATTCCGCCTATAAGCTCACGCACAATAACCAAATCAACGCCCCTAATCACTTCAGATTTTAGTGTGCTTGCATCAAGCAATTCATCAAAAACAAGAGCTGGGCGCAAATTTGCAAATACGCCCAAAGT carries:
- the leuB gene encoding 3-isopropylmalate dehydrogenase, coding for MKQSYKIAVIKGDGIGVEVINEALKVLKVVARVFDFDIHYDEFLMGGCAYDECGDPLPQESIDGCLKSQAVLFGAIGGSKWENLPKEKRPESGLLRLRKTLGVFANLRPALVFDELLDASTLKSEVIRGVDLVIVRELIGGIYFGEPRAKQADKAYNTMIYTRDEIRRIAHVAFRLAMKRNKKVCSVDKANVLEVSELWREVVEEVGALYPEVMLSHQYVDNASMQIIRDPRQFDVVLTSNLFGDILSDEASQITGSIGLLPSASVGEKIALYEPIHGSAPDIAGQNIANPIATILSLAMMLEISLQQVEAARAIRAAVAMTLKNGNRTKDIAQFGCKKLCNTQEMGDLIAQAIESKTIESTTR
- a CDS encoding response regulator transcription factor, encoding MLEVLMIEDDVELAEILSEYLQQHDIHVTSYDEPYTGMSAINAKHFDLLLLDLTLPNLDGLEVCKRVAKQKNIPIIISSARSDVDDKVKALENGADDYLPKPYDPKELLARIQSLLRRYNKKSPKDEQKEANPIFRIDKNSREVFYHDKKLDLTRAEYEILTLLISKKGNVFSREAIAIESESINPESSNKSIDVIIGRLRAKIEDDPKKPKHIISVRGVGYKLEF
- a CDS encoding tetratricopeptide repeat protein yields the protein MSVKTSTLAHIYEIQGHKQEAIVIYEEILRKNPNDKQARSSIVRLKTDQCKFTGLNKEKFLLFVNAQSDEDYLQFEEWLTQWN
- a CDS encoding CiaD-like domain-containing protein; this encodes MELKNLILETLDEVIKDDQEQEQKEEQRQNLGQDQVIQEGIQEIVVEESQVIQKTPESKELQEINIKSHAEVAAYPNISHDTNTKLLSLTKKIESSPIKTGKVLTPSKKIVFDPDNVEFVENLREKLLILFEGLQVAEIKDLEKKVSLVVNFLQYELCLLDEFLEKKNSN